Genomic segment of Seriola aureovittata isolate HTS-2021-v1 ecotype China chromosome 1, ASM2101889v1, whole genome shotgun sequence:
GGTATAGctgggtacagattgtatgcaattcttctgcttggtatcgccgtgtgacattgattagagccaccATGCTAAATGTTTTATACTTTATCcgtctgtaaagtcaagccagtaaaattcggactaaaaataggctctgtagtgattagcataggtgtccgggcttgtttattagtgctgtgaaagttattattgagagtcatgccttatgatgGCCGTTTtggggatatgtccaaggggatagtctataatacacattttttgcattttgcacatatagtgagctatttgcagtaTTTccaagctattgacaacccagtttacacataattgagtgcatttgttgttatcatttttgcactgcttgcagctgttgccataactacacatttgaggagatgttggtgtaacctctgtttcctctgttcaggccagcacatcaagtgcatctaTACAGCTCTATACAGCTCTATAGTTTGTGCgtatttttaagtgttttataattttcatatattttggtCAGTTAACAGTTTTGTCACCTCCATTCAACCCCTGAGCTTTTAAACTGATTGTTATATATTTGTTTGAGTGACAGAAATCTGCTGAATCTTTGTTGGATTTTCAGGAGCAGAAATATAAAGTCAGATATCATCAGCATAAAGACATATCCAGTAACTCTGCACTCActctgcacctctctctctctctctgtcactttttaaTTTGGCTATTGTAACCCAATGATAATAAAGGGttaaaatattgataatgtaataatattatgttatattgtgttttattctgttatCTCAGTTGAATAAATAGAGAGATGATCAGCAACTCAGAAATCATAGTTGGTTAAGTCCCGCCTCTGGTTGCACATGACAGGTGGATCACAAAGTATCTGCATGATCAAGGTtgtgggagagacagagatgagatgTGCTCGtgtaatcttttctttttcttgaacCTGTTATTTAGGCTACATGTTATGAATTATCACCTGCAAGTTCATTTCACTAAAGATTTCAAATTCCAACTTACTTTGTGCTTCATCAATGGTTATTTTACTCTATATTTCTGAGCTCCTTACGAACCTAGTAGTGGTGTAATTATCAGGAGTGGGTTACACTGTCATATATTTCAATAGTGCTGTTTTCTTCTAGTGATGCTGACATGTACGATAGTTCATGACAGGAAAGAAACTTTGATCACATGAGATTCTTTTCAGTGTGGTTTATTATTAAAGTGGTACATGTCTGCTGTCTCGCTGCTGACGTCTTAACAGCTGATCCATGGAACCCACAGTGACTCAGGTCGTTTCTGGATCAGGTCACAGGGACATTGTCATTGCTTAGTGATGATCTGACAAAAACATGAcgagaaaaatgtatttattcagacTCTCAGTTCAAGCGGATAGAGTCTCAGGGTAGCAGTCACATCCTAAACCCTGGTGGGAGCTGAAGGTATGGAAGGTCAtatgaaaatactttttaaCACCAAGtagctctgtgtgtgatgtcctTCACATGTGACCTCCAACCTTCTCTTTACTGATGTTATGAAgtatcaacatttttacatgagTACAGCAGTTTTCCACTCACTGTCACATCTTGTGGCAGACTTGTGACTAAGGGTGACTGAGCATTACTATTAGAGCCCCAGCATTCTGGAACTCTCTCCCGACTCTAATTAGACACCGCAACTCTTCAATGTCCTTTAAATCTGTTTCAAAAcgcatttctttgtctttgtctttggtAATGTCTgattcatgtttcatttatattGTCATCAGATCTTTTTGCATAATGTTGatgtgagatgtttttattatgcTGTACTACACTTTTTATTATGTTCACtttggatttttcttctttctagttttacttttcttgtaaaacattttgtaactttgttaagaaaaagaaaagttattatgttattatcattattttcttggTGAAATGTGTCTCAGTTCTTTTTATAAACTGCTCTcaaagtgagatctgatcacaaatGATCACTCAAGTCACGTAGAGTCACATTTTAAAGCCACGTGTGaactgaccacttgtgatcggatcactgaagacacatgttGATGGCAGGCCTGAACAGGTCTGATCTGTATTAACTTGAACAAAAgtctggtatgtgtgtgtgtgtgtgtgtgtgtgtgcgtgcgtgcgtgtgtgcgtgcgtgcgtgcatgcgtgcgtgcatgcgtgcgcacgtgtgtgtgtgtcctcagtgaactgtatcagtctctgcagtagcttccagctgcagcagtcagttcagtttcccttttcagtctgtttgagggaggtttttgtacgacgccttttcactgtgtgaacagatACTGACTGTTGATATTGTGTCGGCCATTACAGtagtaaactgctgcatcttcagcctggactccactgatggtcaagGTGAAGTCAGTATTTCTTCCACTGCCTGTAAAACGAGCTGGAATCCCTGATGCTCTGTGATTTGACCCGTAAATCATCAGTTTAATAGGGTGCCCCTGCTTTTGTTGGTACCATTCCACAGAGTCAGAATTAATAACATTCTGACTGGTCCTACATGTGATGGTGACGGAGTCTCCCAGAGCAGAGCTCACTGCTCcagactgagtcactgtgacctgtcctctggactctgaggagacagagacagaaacataaagcagcatCATGGTTTTGtcggcttcatttcagagggacaGATGTTGATAGAGGAGAGGAGTTGGATTCTCTggactttacctgtgaagcagcagcagaggagagtccagatgaggacaGAGATCATAGTCATGTTTTTGATGAtgaggatttctgtgtcttctgttgtcatgaaggacagctgtcagtcatccagtcttcaactctcaggactataaactctcccagagcactggagcatggtgctgctgatgcaaagtggctctctatggaaatgctctgactcACTCCAACAGGGACCTGGATCACTGTCATGATGCTGATTATCAATGATTATCAGTTTATCAAACTGATCAGGATGTGGaaacacttatttttattttttttgttttatatctctGAACAAATTTTATGCAGAATGTCTTTTCCAGTACTTGAATgttttgcaataaaaaaaactatttagatcaaaatcaataaatatggAATAATGACAAATTTTAAATTAGTGAACTGTGTGACCCAAAATTACAAACAGACAAATTTTGGTAGGTTAATTTGTTTCATTGTCTCTTTACAGTGACATGTTTATGTTCGACTTAATgactttgtatcactgtggGGGACGTTTGGTGGAGGAACCAGACTGGATGTGGGCAGTATTTTtctacagaaatataaaaaaaaatattaatgtaatgtaatgttttaaatttaattccTAAATGTTTACAGCAGataaaatgatcttttttcatttctgacacttttagtatttatgtttttatttctcctccttcatcatGGAGGTGAACTCAGAGCAGCTTTACTAAACGTTTCTTTACACATTCCTGTCATGCTGAAATTTAATTGTAGAAAAGATCAAATTTCAGTTCTATTTTACTTGCGTTATATATTGTTTCCTATGTGGTTTTCATCATTTACAAAGTTTTTTAAACAATGACTGAATTCCACATTTGATGGTTGtgtgattattttatgtttttgtttgtgtttcctctgaaaATTAAAGTTACGTAAATGTTTTTCCAGGAAACTTTATGTTAGTTGGAAAATCATCTTCTTGTATCTCCAGTGTGTGTTGATATGTTTCAGGTCAAACTGTATGATGAttgtctctgtgctgatgtgcaTGAGAGGCTTCTTAAAGGGAAGTGAAacaatgtgtgagtgaatgactGGTGGAGCAGAAAAACCATCTGACAGAAACTGCTTAAAGGAGAAAATCCCCTCTCACACACTAAAGGTGTCCaggtgtctgctgtttgattgacagctgtctGGTCCCTGTCCTCTGCACACTGGATTGTTCATGCAGTGTTAAGACATAATGAACACGTCTTTTCTTGAAGGAAATCTGTGATTAGAATCTGTCTGCATTTTGATCTGTTCTATGATCACCCACATAATCCACATCGGGTCATTTTTAATGGTCAGAGCTGTATCATCTCTGCTGGTGTAAACAGAGGAGGGGGCTGTGCATTAGCAGTGACAGTAAAAGCTGTAATCTCTGTGCTCATTTCTAGGAAATGCACAGACTCGTCCTCGTACTTTGTTCCTTTTACAGATGCCCTGGAAGGTTTCAATGAATGTGTGACATGGATTCAGTATTCAAACGTCTTTCAGTTCAGGCAGGAATGTTTGTTTACTCTGAAGCTACAATAGGCTGCCCAGGGCAAAAACGAGCTGCTGTTCTAACTCTAACAATGTGCACAGTTTTTCTATGCTGGAATATTACCTTAGCCCATGTTTACTCTCTGGTGAttaacacacattcattttgtaTTGTGCAAAATAACCAAGGTCTTAAAACACAGCCCCTATCAGATTAGCTggagctgtgtttaaatgtggcATATTCCCAATCAAACTTTCAGTTAAATAAGCAAAAACCAGTTGACACACAATAAACTTTTGGGGACCTGGAGTCCAGGGCCCCTGGAGGCAATTTCCCTCTTAACTGATCACTAACTGGTGGTCAGCAGAAAGCATAGTTGAGAGATGTAAAATCAAACAGTGCACCCATGtggcagaaaacaacacaacacaagcacGGGGATAAATTATGCACtccactgatttaaaaaatgataacaGTGGAACAGTGTCACCTGTGTAAAAATAACCCTGTGGTATGGCGTTTGTAACAAGTTAGACAGCAAAAAGGTATGGTTCATAGGAGTttcataaaaaagaataaatctgtaaaagcataagaaaatataaagaggattaaataaaggaataaataagtaaattaaaaaatgttgaaatataagGAGAAAtataagaacaaaaacaatgttttcccCTATTGCTTTTACTATTCTTTGAAGCTGTCCATTGATtctattattgattaattgattattattatattaattgaATCAACTATAttgcattttattgtattatatgaAAATCAAACAAGGACTTTATTAGTTTGTGACACATTTAacaattaatgtattttaatattcttgAAATTACTTTGACAATATGTTTTTGTTCGTGCCAATAAAgctatttgaaatgaaattgaaaatatcTGATTGAGTTGATTATGGAGTAATATGACATGAGAAGAAACGGTgacatatatgtattttttcctCCGCACAATCTCCTAATCTGCCTCCAGTCCAGTCCGTGGCGGTAACGCACCTATAAACTGGTTTGCTGACCGCCAacaaacaccacagaagaagagggcgAACCACAGGACTAACCAACACGTCATTCATGCTGCTCTGCGTACAGCTCTATCAAAGATGGCTGATATAGGAAGTAGTCGCCAACACGACAACTAACCTCAGAGACGATAACGTTTGTTATTCAGCACGGGAGCGTTTATATCTGTGTGAGATGGAGGATGTGGAGATCACAGATGTCGATGAAGGCCGCCCTCAAGTGGAGAAACCGCCCCTCAAGAACCAGGACCTAGGTTCCCTCAGCCTGTTTGGTAAGTTGACGTGATAACATGACCACcgtgtttactgtttactggATCGACTTAACTTCTGATTTCACCAGCCAACAGTGCCGACTTAGTATCATTATGAAAAACACCagttgctagctagctagttgATTTGCCAGCCTGATATAGCATGACTCCAGTGTAATTTCTCTGTAGCTACGGCAGCTAGATGATGTCAAGACATgacaaattaaactgaaatataatgTCTAACTTTTAGTAACGCGTGTTTCTACCTAAATCATTTATCTTACCATCAGTTCACcacactgaatttttttttgttttttgaaaagatGTATACCTGTACATGTATTCATTACTGTGAGAAACATGGTTACAATCTgaataaaaccaacaatgtCATCCTTTGCTTTATACCATCATTTTGAATCTAGCTTATACAGTCTCTCAAGCTAGCTATCTGataaatatcatcatcattttctgtaGATAATATTATGTAAACTtatgaaattaatgaatgaagaTCTATTATTATCATCtaattttctattattttagTTGATAGTCTCCTGTCATTCCTGTTCCTTTTTATAAATGTGATCTGGGTTATTAACCTCTGAATACTtaatctatttatatattttcatatgtaAGAAGTTGTTTTACAACAAGAAACATCACATGTTTTCTCCTGCCCCTTCACAGTGGGAGACCTTCTCTCCCAGTATGGCTGGCACCTGTTGGTTGTGACTGTGCTGGTCTACGTGCTCATCCAGTACCTGAGCAAGAGGAGATCCAGCCAGAGCCGCCCCACTTCACCCCCACAAACACAGCAAGGTCAGCACCAGCATTTACCTATACCTGATACAGAGTTACCAAGACAACGGTCAGATCAGTAAAAACTAATCGAATGGAGTGAAAGAGAATTTCATAGTAAAGAGGTGCATTCTAAGCACAATGTGGGACTGAACAATCTTTCTGGGAAATGATGTGTAAAAGTTGTTGTGGCTTCGCCATTAAAggatagtttgggtttttttttcaggtctATGTTAATACAATAATAGTGAATATTACATATGCATGATGACAGAGTTATTGGTGGCTGTAATGATTGTTCCTGTTCATACTGTCTGTCGAGAGATTCCTTTGGAACACGACTCAGTCTTCACTCTCTGCAAAGATGCATTATAAAGTTTATCTGAAGCTGATGTGAGACTTCGAATCACCTCCTCGAATTCACCCTCTCCCTTCTGTTAGAGCCACTCTGATGCCTGTGGCACCAGCTGTTTTGAGAAGTCAGAAGTTGCACCTGTAAACTTCATTTGACAAGTTGCACCACTGCAACAACTGTAGAGACACATGTTTAACAGTTGATTTTAAAGATGAACTTGTTATCAAGTGAAGTGAAATCTGAACTGATTCATGTATGTTTGAAaggttttggtgtgtgtttcaaaTATTTACCATGTGAGGGTTTACACAGTGAACATGTTACTGAACAAATCCAAAAGTTACATGGTTCAATAGGGAACACATGGGTCCATTTCTGATTTTGCTGGTAGGAGTTTAAACCGGTTTGAGTTTGTGTTCCATCTGAATTGCACATTAAAAAGTAGGTTACATCAGCATCCTGTGCTGATGGCAACCGTAACTCCAACTAGTATTGGATTAGTAATATGCAATGTGACAACATGATTAACATGAGATTTCAGTATGTTCTCATTATGCTCCACACAGGAACATCTGCTGAGTCAAGTGTGACACCTAGTGGTAAACGTTGGTACAGTGGTCCAATCCAATGTTAAGTTTAATATCAAACCGGTTTGAAAGTTTTTACATCAGCTCAACCCTATTGTTAACCTCTATTGGTCACAGAGGTTAACTCGTTAAcatgtttgatgctgaaattaatcttcagaaagtattcagattGCACACCTGGATTCGGGTCATATcccattcttcctggcagatcctctcaaggTCTCTTGTATCGGatgggaagtgtgtgtgaactgccgttttcaggtctctccacagatgttctatgGGTTTTAAGTCTTGGCTCAAAGACAGTCGGAGACTTGGTCCTGAAGCTAATCCTGAGTTGTCTTGGCTTCATGTCTTCAGGTCATTGTCGTGCTGAAAGGTGGATTCATGCCCCAGTCTCATtcaggttttcttcaaggacctctctgtaCTTGGCTGCATTCATATTTCCCCCAGTTCTGACTAGTGtctcagtctctgctgctgagaaaCCCCCTACAGCATGATGTTGCTACCTGGTGatggtgatgagcagtgcctggtgtTCATCAGACCTGGTGTTTGGAGTTCAGTTCTCATCAAACCAGAGAATCTTTTTCCTCATGCTCAGAGTACTTTAAATGCTTTTATATGCATTTTACTCAAAGTTGCTTCAGACTGGTCACTCTGTTataaaggcctgattgatggagagctgcagagatggTTGCCTTCCAGAAGGTTCCTCCATCTCACCCCCAActgtcttgtctctctctcactggtAACCTAACTAAAAAAAAGCTCAGATCACAGGAGTTTGGCATCTTTTCTTGATAAGTGTCTCAAGACTAATATCATTTATTAATCAtcaaaaatgttgattaattttctatcAGCTAAGAGTTTCTGCATTGTGATTCCTTGCTCATTAGTGAAGGCTAAAtgtaatgatttttatttttttgtgaagaTGCTGCGTTAGTAGCGAGAAGACAAGAGGCCATGGAAGCAGCTCGGAGAAAGATGCAAGCAGAGCTGGATGCCAAAGCAGCCGTcttcagagagaaacagaaacaggtgcagaaatgaaacagaggTTGTTGAAACAAATACAATGATCTACCCGTGATGTTAGACCTGAACTGACCGCGGGATTTATTTTCTTAACagcaagaagaggagaagaggaggcagaaaatAGAGGTATGGGAGAGTATGCAACAGGGGAAGAGTTACAAAGGAACTGCAAAACTTTCTCAGGTGAGTTATTCTTCTATAACTTTGTCTTTTAg
This window contains:
- the selenos gene encoding selenoprotein S; translated protein: MEDVEITDVDEGRPQVEKPPLKNQDLGSLSLFVGDLLSQYGWHLLVVTVLVYVLIQYLSKRRSSQSRPTSPPQTQQDAALVARRQEAMEAARRKMQAELDAKAAVFREKQKQQEEEKRRQKIEVWESMQQGKSYKGTAKLSQTTEEASSSTTVMKPKTDKKSLRSADYNPLSGEGGGSCSWRPGRRGPSSGG